A window of Daphnia pulicaria isolate SC F1-1A chromosome 10, SC_F0-13Bv2, whole genome shotgun sequence contains these coding sequences:
- the LOC124314016 gene encoding uncharacterized protein LOC124314016, which yields MPLAQQLENKKDLELWSLCKNSAHEPVDWKRITNLLRRGANVNLRSNGWTILLWVCWKNQNDSQAKLIKILIEYGANVNEADPNGNRALYILCRFNQSPNLIHSIKALIDGKVDVNQTDRRRWNVLHYLARFNQSKELFPIMELLLTNGVNVQATDLEGWNVLHYLARFYQGSDLIKFFHLMIRHKINLEVRDLEGWNVLHVLCRYYSQVGKLQPIFQLLVENGVDIHCRTYQNLHALELLLFNPCGDFHSTCVWVMRHNRKDWDNLIWNCESVLNMAKLGCQEWTHYFSDVNFYRCEGEKGKFAAEYLTEVNLNSISLCPECRPRWQFDKFFVHNQNETQVNAKPVRRITFPAFIPSVQEKLVSLRSCSIVSTEHDLKPVPEPDNWRWMADAWQKDKLSLDGVEFYLSEHSHWHCLHSCRWCTIFGHVCNYLNSLIDRIRLLDDRFESGPLIEYGSWAERSDILAANEFDFGIPLKHFSVLTSETANIADAVVVFTKEGAEADAFYTDYGISSGRLLFYYKSLVEEASSRIWNVHFFHPVVSLSETCVTLTFTYRGRREKPMKISVDLTLVINMTGLAGGPYQDTGAPHLPDVLCKLNAQQNQVESRQLVPHRRNERGRWKVSHFALERDVFLHQSCFPDVSQVLRLLKFFVLMSNHRRNPHREGAEHTIQRKTSPSSYALKTCLFHYMKSCRPPWDPVDRIHHCIGVLKTYLAQGPQMKSFFAKNNVACEISYDSTLIVKEILTKLKVMKNQKGYIHTFDQDISL from the exons ATGCCACTTGCTCAACAATTAGAAAATAAG AAAGATCTGGAATTGTGGTCCCTTTGCAAAAATTCAGCGCACGAACCCGTGGACTGGAAGAGGATAACAAATCTTCTTCGTCGAGGAGCCAACGTTAACTTACGCAGCAATGGGTGGACAATTCTCCTGTGGGTGTGCTGGAAGAATCAGAACGATTCGCAGGCCAAACTGATTAAAATCCTGATAGAATATGGTGCCAACGTAAACGAAGCCGACCCTAATGGCAACAGGGCATTGTATATTCTTTGCCGCTTTAATCAATCAccaaatttaattcattcgATTAAAGCGCTGATCGACGGTAAAGTGGACGTGAACCAAACAGACCGCAGGCGATGGAATGTTTTACACTATTTGGCGcgattcaatcaatcaaaggaATTGTTTCCCATAATGGAATTACTCCTCACCAATGGAGTGAATGTGCAAGCTACTGATTTGGAAGGCTGGAATGTGCTTCATTACCTAGCGCGCTTTTATCAAGGCTCCGATCTCATCAAATTTTTCCACCTGATGATAAGACACAAGATCAACCTTGAAGTTCGAGATTTAGAAGGCTGGAACGTCCTTCATGTTTTGTGTCGCTATTACAGTCAAGTGGGCAAATTGCAGCCCATTTTTCAGTTACTCGTTGAGAACGGAGTTGACATTCACTGCCGCACTTACCAGAATCTCCACGCCCTTGAACTGCTACTTTTCAATCCATGTGGCGATTTCCATTCGACATGCGTCTGGGTTATGCGTCATAATCGCAAAGACTGGGACAATTTGATTTGGAATTGCGAATCAGTGTTGAATATGGCGAAACTTGGATGCCAAGAGTGGACACACTACTTCAGTGACGTCAACTTTTATCGATGTGAAGGTGAAAAGGGTAAATTCGCTGCGGAATACCTGACTGAAGTTAATTTGAATTCGATTTCATTGTGCCCAGAGTGCAGGCCAAGATGGCAGTTTGACAAGTTCTTTGTTCACAACCAAAATGAAACCCAAGTCAACGCCAAACCAGTTCGAAGAATAACATTTCCAGCTTTCATTCCGTCCGTACAGGAGAAGCTCGTTTCACTCCGATCGTGCTCTATAGTTTCGACAGAACATGATTTGAAACCGGTTCCAGAACCTGACAATTGGCGGTGGATGGCTGACGCCTGGCAAAAAGATAAACTCAGTTTGGACGGAGTGGAATTCTACTTGAGCGAACATTCTCACTGGCATTGCCTCCATTCCTGTCGTTGGTGCACTATTTTTGGTCATGTTTGCAACTATTTGAACAGCTTGATCGATCGCATTCGGTTACTAGATGATCGATTCGAAAGTGGGCCGCTGATCGAATATGGCAGCTGGGCCGAAAGGAGTGATATCCTTGCGGCCAACGAATTTGATTTTGGAATTCCGTTGAAACATTTCTCAGTCTTGACATCGGAAACAGCCAACATTGCAGATGCTGTTGTGGTTTTTACGAAGGAAGGAGCCGAAGCGGATGCATTTTACACCGATTACGGCATTAGCTCAGGTCGTCTATTATTCTATTATAAATCCCTCGTCGAAGAAGCAAGCAGTCGAATCTGGAATGTTCACTTTTTCCATCCGGTCGTTTCTCTTTCTGAAACTTGCGTGACTTTGACGTTTACTTACCGCGGCCGACGAGAAAAACCGATGAAAATCAGCGTCGATCTAACTCTGGTCATTAATATGACGGGCCTGGCCGGTGGTCCTTACCAGGACACGGGCGCACCTCATTTACCTGACGTATTGTGCAAATTGAACGCTCAACAGAACCAAGTCGAGTCACGGCAGTTGGTCCCCCACCGCCGCAACGAAAGAGGCCGATGGAAAGTGTCTCATTTTGCGTTAGAACGTGACGTTTTCCTTCATCAGTCGTGTTTTCCCGACGTTTCTCAAGTGCTACGCCTGCTCAAATTCTTTGTCCTCATGTCTAATCACCGGAGAAATCCACACCGGGAAGGAGCGGAACATACCATACAGCGAAAAACTAGCCCTTCATCCTACGCCCTCAAAACGTGTTTGTTCCATTACATGAAAAGTTGTCGCCCGCCTTGGGATCCCGTAGATCGAATACATCACTGCATCGGTGTACTCAAAACGTATTTAGCGCAGGGCCCACAAATGAAATCTTTCTTCGCTAAAAATAATGTGGCGTGTGAAATCAGTTACGACAGCACTTTGATTGtcaaagaaattttgacaaaACTCAAAGTTATGAAGAACCAGAAAGGCTACATTCATACGTTTGATCAAGAC